The Rhododendron vialii isolate Sample 1 chromosome 6a, ASM3025357v1 genome includes a window with the following:
- the LOC131330685 gene encoding ribonuclease 3-like protein 3, with translation MQTNTGCSMAPSSWMRSLFSPSKNWFSAQPIKALSTRLRDHGFSLGDLLRARRVKEQATNVLFNKISLLLQKEENNLRTEALPRLQEVEGILGYTFKNSDLLEEAFTHASYQEKCLSYERLEYVGDSVLNILITKEQYFLYPNFPPGALSSLRSANVDTEKLARVAVKNKLHKYLRLRQPVLRKQIGDFVAALPKYPLHSNGLIDAPKVLADVVESTIGAIFIDSNSSLETTWEVAKGLLQPIITPEVLQTHPVKKLYETCQKHGLKLQLVDLWSKEGAYEVIVDKNLKGRGKCRAKKEVALNRAANNAYIKVVTKLGLKQ, from the exons atgcagaCAAACACGGGTTGTTCAATGGCGCCGTCTTCATGGATGcgctctctcttctctccctccAAGAATTGGTTTTCCGCTCAACCTATCAAAGCCCTCTCCACACGCCTTCGCGATCATG GGTTTTCTTTGGGTGATCTCCTAAGGGCCAGGCGAGTAAAAGAGCAGGCAACAAATGTCTTGTTTAACAAGATTTCTTTACTTCTTCAAAAGGAGGAGAATAATTTGAGGACTGAGGCATTACCCAGGCTTCAAGAAGTGGAAGGGATCTTAGGGTACACTTTTAAGAATTCAGATTTATTAGAGGAAGCCTTTACGCATGCTTCGTACCAGGAAAAATGTTTATCATATGAGCGACTTGAGTATGTGGGGGACTCCGTATTGAATATTTTGATCACGAAAGAGCAGTATTTCTTGTATCCAAACTTTCCACCAGGGGCGCTGAGTTCTCTCCGTTCAGCCAATGTGGACACAGAGAAGCTTGCACGTGTTGCTGTCAAGAATAAGTTGCACAAATATTTACGGCTTAGACAACCTGTGCTTCGTAAACAA ATAGGAGATTTTGTCGCTGCTCTTCCAAAGTATCCTTTGCATTCCAATGGACTGATCGATGCTCCAAAAGTCCTTGCTGATGTTGTTGAATCCACGATTGGGGCCATATTCATCGATAGCAATTCTTCACTTGAAACCACTTGGGAG GTAGCTAAAGGGCTCTTGCAACCTATAATCACTCCGGAAGTGCTACAAACACATCCTGTAAAGAAGCTTTACGAGACTTGCCAAAAGCACGGATTGAAACTACAACTGGTTGATCTGTGGTCGAAAGAAGGTGCTTACGAAGTCATTGTGGATAAGAATCTTAAGGGAAGAGGTAAGTGTCGTGCCAAGAAGGAAGTTGCACTTAACAGAGCTGCAAATAATGCATACATTAAAGTTGTGACAAAACTGGGGTTGAAACAGTAG
- the LOC131330708 gene encoding lysM domain receptor-like kinase 3 — translation MLGFRLLGLLLLAISVFPPAESQCSKGCDLALGSYYVWPGSNLTFIANVTNGSVQDIQDQNQISNANSVLSGIRINVPFPCDCLDAGFLAHVFEYAVHSGDTYSTIASKYYANLTTAVFLEGSNSYPATNIPDNGVVNVTVNCSCGNAAVSKEYGLFVTYPLREGETLESVAAASNLTADLLQSYNPGVDFSAGSGLVYIPGRDKNGNYPPLESSSGLSVGVIAGIAVAGVAGALLLGLSVYIGLYRKKKVQDQVLLSATPEDQSFDTAGTPGGTYGNGTGSSGGASSGLAGITVDKSVEFSYEELAKATNDFNIANKIGQGGFGAVYYAELRGEKAAIKKMAMQASREFLAELKVLTRVHHLNLVRLIGYCVEGSLFLVYEYIENGNLSEHLRGSGNEPLPWSTRVQIALDSARGLEYIHEHTVPVYIHRDIKSANILIDKNFHGKVADFGLAKLTEVGVSLPTRLVGTFGYMPPEYAQFGDVSPKVDVFAFGVVLYELISAKEAIVKAGDSMADAKGLVALFDEVLSQQDPREDLSRLVDPRLGDNYPLDSIRKVAQLARACTQENPQLRPSMRLVVVALTTLSSTTEDWDVASFYENQGLVNLMSGR, via the exons ATGTTAGGGTTTCGACTGCTAGGGCTTCTCCTGCTGGCAATCTCGGTCTTCCCACCGGCCGAATCCCAGTGCTCCAAGGGCTGTGACCTAGCCCTGGGATCCTACTACGTCTGGCCGGGCTCCAACCTCACCTTCATCGCCAACGTCACCAACGGGTCCGTCCAGGACATCCAGGACCAGAACCAGATCTCCAACGCCAACAGCGTCCTCTCCGGCATCCGCATCAACGTGCCCTTCCCATGCGACTGCCTAGACGCCGGGTTCCTCGCCCACGTCTTCGAGTACGCCGTCCACTCCGGCGACACTTATTCCACCATTGCCAGCAAATACTACGCGAACCTGACGACGGCAGTCTTTTTGGAGGGGTCAAACAGCTATCCCGCGACCAACATTCCGGATAACGGGGTGGTGAACGTGACGGTGAACTGCTCCTGCGGGAACGCGGCGGTGTCGAAGGAGTACGGGTTGTTTGTCACGTACCCGCTACGGGAGGGGGAGACCTTGGAGTCAGTGGCGGCGGCCTCGAACCTCACGGCGGATTTGCTGCAGAGTTATAACCCCGGTGTGGATTTTAGCGCGGGGAGTGGGCTGGTGTATATTCCGGGCCGAG ATAAAAACGGAAATTATCCGCCCTTGGAATCTAG CTCAG GATTATCAGTTGGAGTCATAGCTGGGATAGCTGTAGCAGGAGTGGCAGGGGCGCTGTTGTTGGGGCTTTCAGTATATATTGGACTTTACAGAAAGAAGAAAGTGCAAGATCAAGTATTGCTTTCTGCAACACCTGAAGATCAATCATTTGATACTGCAGGAA CTCCTGGAGGTACTTATGGGAATGGTACAGGCTCCTCTGGCGGTGCTTCTTCAGGCCTTGCCGGCATAACAGTGGACAAATCTGTGGAATTCTCTTATGAAGAACTTGCGAAGGCAACTAATGACTTCAATATCGCTAATAAGATTGGCCAAGGGGGATTTGGGGCCGTTTACTACGCTGAGTTGCGAGGCGAG AAAGCTGCAATAAAGAAGATGGCTATGCAAGCTTCAAGAGAGTTTCTTGCTGAGTTGAAGGTTTTAACACGTGTTCATCACCTAAACCTG GTGCGTTTGATAGGGTATTGTGTTGAGGGCTCTCTTTTCCTAGTCTATGAATATATTGAAAATGGCAATTTGAGCGAACATTTACGTGGATCAG GCAATGAACCCCTGCCTTGGTCTACCAGAGTGCAAATCGCACTTGACTCAGCGAGAGGGCTTGAATACATACATGAGCATACTGTTCCTGTCTATATACATCGTGACATAAAATCAGCAAATATTTTGATAGACAAGAACTTCCATGGCAAG gttGCAGATTTTGGTTTAGCAAAGCTGACTGAGGTTGGGGTGTCACTGCCAACACGTCTTGTGGGAACATTCGGATACATGCCTCCAGA ATATGCTCAATTCGGTGATGTTTCTCCCAAAGTTGATGTCTTCGCTTTTGGGGTTGTCCTCTATGAGCTTATTTCAGCCAAGGAGGCCATAGTCAAGGCAGGTGATTCGATGGCTGACGCAAAGGGCCTCGTTGCTTTA TTTGATGAAGTGCTTAGTCAGCAAGATCCAAGAGAAGACCTTAGCAGGCTGGTGGATCCTAGGCTTGGAGATAACTACCCTCTCGATTCAATTCGCAAG GTGGCTCAGCTCGCCAGAGCTTGCACTCAAGAGAACCCTCAACTAAGGCCAAGCATGAGATTGGTTGTGGTGGCGCTTACGACTCTTTCATCGACAACAGAAGATTGGGATGTAGCCTCTTTCTATGAAAACCAAGGTTTAGTCAATCTGATGTCTGGGAGGTAG